The Musa acuminata AAA Group cultivar baxijiao chromosome BXJ1-3, Cavendish_Baxijiao_AAA, whole genome shotgun sequence genome window below encodes:
- the LOC135637856 gene encoding cytochrome P450 94C1-like yields the protein MSLWEDMEEAAEACRSRFSLLFFSLAAVVVLLAMVLRVLRSMPWWCSCPVCEAYVTNSWAARFDNLCDWYAHLLRESPTRTIHIHVLRNTVTANPDNVEHMLRARFDNYPKGKPFSAILGDLLGRGIFNVDGDPWCFQRKMASAELGGASVRFFASCAVASEVRGRLLPLLDVACGGGRVLDLQDVFRRFAFDSMCKISFGLDPGCLELSLPMSDFAAAFDKASRLSAWRATATMPLVWKAKRLLNWGSERELGDAIGLVNLLAKELIRQRRKLGFSSNHDLLSRFMACVNDDDDKYLRDIIISFLLAGRDTVASALTCFFFLLSRHPDVRSAIRDEIDRVVERDAVTASYDQLRDLQYVHAAIYESMRLYPPVQFDSKFCLEDDVLPDGTAVRRGTRVTYHAYAMGRMEELWGSDCSEFRPERWLRNGAFNPESPYKYPVFQGGVRVCLGKEMALMEMKTVIAAVVRQFDVEVISADEGGGGNRPPKFATGLTASLKGGLPVRVRRRVDSSAEPRRGAC from the coding sequence ATGTCTCTGTGGGAAGACATGGAGGAAGCTGCCGAAGCCTGTCGGTCTCgcttctccctcctcttcttctccttggcGGCCGTCGTCGTGCTCCTCGCGATGGTGCTCAGGGTCCTGAGGTCCATGCCGTGGTGGTGCAGCTGCCCGGTGTGCGAGGCGTACGTGACCAACTCCTGGGCCGCACGCTTCGACAACCTCTGCGACTGGTACGCCCACCTCCTCCGGGAGTCGCCCACCCGCACCATCCACATCCACGTGCTCCGCAACACCGTCACCGCCAACCCTGACAACGTCGAGCACATGCTCAGGGCCCGCTTCGACAACTACCCCAAGGGCAAGCCCTTCTCCGCCATCCTCGGCGACCTGCTCGGCCGCGGCATCTTCAACGTCGACGGCGACCCCTGGTGCTTCCAGCGTAAGATGGCCAGCGCTGAGCTCGGCGGGGCCTCCGTCCGCTTTTTTGCCTCCTGCGCCGTGGCCTCCGAGGTCCGCGGccgcctcctccctctcctcgACGTCGCGTGCGGCGGTGGCCGCGTCCTCGACCTGCAAGATGTGTTCCGTAGGTTCGCCTTCGATAGCATGTGCAAGATCTCGTTCGGGCTCGACCCCGGTTGCCTCGAGCTGTCGCTGCCGATGTCCGACTTCGCGGCGGCCTTCGACAAGGCCTCGAGGCTGTCAGCCTGGCGGGCGACCGCGACGATGCCCCTGGTATGGAAGGCCAAGCGGCTCCTCAACTGGGGATCGGAGAGAGAACTGGGGGATGCGATCGGCCTGGTGAACCTCCTCGCCAAGGAGCTCATTCGCCAGCGAAGGAAGCTGGGGTTCTCCTCCAACCACGATCTCCTATCTCGATTCATGGCCTGCgtcaacgacgacgacgacaagtaCCTTCGAGACATCATAATTAGCTTCTTGCTGGCCGGGCGCGACACCGTCGCCTCGGCCCTGACCTGCTTCTTCTTCCTGCTGTCCCGCCACCCGGACGTCCGCTCCGCCATCCGCGACGAGATCGACCGCGTCGTGGAACGCGACGCGGTCACCGCCAGCTACGATCAACTGAGGGACCTGCAGTACGTGCATGCGGCCATCTACGAGAGCATGCGGCTGTACCCGCCGGTGCAGTTCGACTCCAAGTTCTGCCTCGAGGACGACGTCCTGCCCGACGGGACCGCCGTCAGAAGGGGCACGCGGGTGACGTACCACGCCTACGCCATGGGGAGGATGGAGGAGCTGTGGGGGAGCGACTGCAGCGAGTTCCGGCCGGAGCGGTGGCTGAGGAACGGAGCGTTCAACCCCGAAAGCCCGTACAAGTACCCCGTGTTCCAAGGCGGCGTCCGGGTGTGCCTCGGCAAGGAGATGGCGCTGATGGAGATGAAGACCGTGATCGCGGCGGTGGTCCGGCAATTCGACGTCGAAGTAATCTCAGCCGACGAAGGCGGAGGCGGAAACCGGCCGCCCAAGTTCGCGACCGGCCTCACCGCCTCTCTGAAGGGGGGCCTTCCGGTCCGAGTTCGCCGGAGGGTGGACAGCTCGGCCGAGCCACGGCGCGGCGCATGTTAG
- the LOC103979076 gene encoding probable glycosyltransferase 2, which translates to MGHEATGFRPPTARDRPDAGAAAPRSRLPRRRQMRKTFNNLKVTILCGVVTILVLRGTVGIGNLAGSGGDAFAADHKVVEDIDRILREIRSDSDPDDEDQIPSGFNSTTATALNYTSSDALFAAAAANYTLGPKIFDWDVQRRRWLAENRGFPSQTPAGKPRIILVTGSPPNPCDNPIGDHYLLKGTKNKIDYCRLHGIEIVYNMAHLDRELAGYWAKLPLIRRLMLSHPEVEWIWWMDSDALFTDMAFEIPLDRYAAHNLVVHGYPDLIFEKHSWIGLNTGSFLLRNCQWSLDLLDAWAPMGPKGPIRDEAGKMLTANLKGRPAFEADDQSALIYLLLSQQDRWGDKIYIENSYYLHGYWAGLVDRYEEMMEKYHPGLGDERWPFVTHFVGCKPCGSYGDYPVERCLRSMERAFNFADNQVLRMYGFAHGNLASPKIRRTEKQTAKPLEFLDQLNLEARVETRG; encoded by the coding sequence ATGGGTCACGAGGCGACCGGGTTCAGGCCGCCGACGGCCAGGGACCGCCCCGACGCTGGCGCCGCGGCCCCTCGCTCCCGCCTCCCCCGCCGCCGCCAGATGCGCAAGACCTTCAACAACCTCAAGGTCACCATTCTCTGCGGCGTCGTCACCATCCTCGTCCTCCGCGGCACTGTCGGTATCGGCAACCTCGCCGGCTCCGGCGGTGACGCCTTCGCCGCCGACCACAAGGTCGTCGAGGACATCGACCGCATCCTCCGCGAGATACGCTCCGATTCCGACCCCGACGACGAGGACCAGATCCCCTCCGGCTTCAATTCCACCACCGCTACCGCCCTAAACTATACCTCCTCTGACGCCCTctttgccgctgccgccgctaacTACACCCTCGGCCCCAAGATATTCGACTGGGAcgtgcagcggcggcggtggctggCGGAGAACAGGGGGTTCCCGAGCCAAACCCCAGCCGGAAAGCCGCGGATCATCCTCGTCACCGGATCGCCGCCCAACCCCTGCGACAATCCAATCGGCGACCACTACCTCTTGAAGGGGACCAAGAACAAGATCGACTACTGCCGCCTCCACGGGATCGAGATAGTCTACAACATGGCACACCTCGACCGGGAGCTCGCCGGGTACTGGGCCAAGCTCCCGCTGATCCGGCGGCTGATGCTGTCGCACCCGGAGGTGGAGTGGATCTGGTGGATGGACAGCGATGCGCTCTTCACCGACATGGCCTTCGAGATCCCTCTCGACCGCTACGCCGCTCACAACCTCGTCGTCCATGGCTACCCTGATCTCATTTTCGAGAAGCATTCCTGGATCGGCCTCAACACCGGAAGCTTCTTGCTGCGGAATTGCCAGTGGAGTCTCGACTTGCTCGATGCCTGGGCGCCAATGGGACCTAAAGGCCCAATTCGCGACGAGGCCGGCAAGATGCTCACGGCAAACCTGAAGGGCCGGCCGGCATTCGAGGCGGACGATCAATCGGCGCTCATTTACTTGCTATTGTCGCAGCAGGATCGGTGGGGCGACAAGATCTATATCGAGAATTCATATTACTTGCACGGATATTGGGCTGGGTTGGTGGATAGGTATGAGGAGATGATGGAGAAGTATCATCCAGGCTTAGGGGACGAGAGGTGGCCATTCGTGACGCACTTTGTTGGCTGTAAGCCATGTGGTAGCTATGGGGACTATCCTGTGGAGAGGTGCTTGAGAAGCATGGAGAGAGCTTTCAATTTTGCGGACAACCAGGTGTTGAGGATGTACGGGTTTGCGCATGGGAATCTGGCCAGCCCCAAGATTAGGAGGACCGAGAAGCAAACGGCGAAGCCATTGGAGTTCTTGGATCAGCTCAATCTTGAAGCCAGGGTAGAAACCAGAGGGTGA
- the LOC103979075 gene encoding uncharacterized protein LOC103979075, producing the protein MRCQAAATSFAPNLPFCHPAESPSRRFSRFHFRRPNPLSSANLYLLRSPSSPRLAHRRPVRLSSAVASMAETKPFSVLFVCLGNICRSPAAEAVFTDSVRKRGAESKFKIDSAGTIGYHEGDPADSRMRSAAKRRGIEVTSISRPLRPSDFREFDLILAMDMQNREDIMSAYERWRFKEPLPEDAPKKIKLMCSYCKKHSEAEVPDPYYGGPQGFEKVLDLLEDACGSLLDSIMAETGQTSNQ; encoded by the exons ATGCGTTGCCAAGCCGCAGCGACCTCCTTCGCCCCAAATTTACCATTCTGCCACCCCGCCGAATCCCCCTCTCGTCGCTTCAGTAGATTCCATTTTCGACGGCCAAACCCCCTTTCTTCTGCAAATCTTTACCTCCTCCGATCTCCTTCGTCTCCCCGTCTCGCACACCGTCGACCCGTCCGGTTATCCTCCGCGGTCGCGTCCATGGCAGAGACGAAGCCCTTTTCCGTCCTCTTCGTTTGCCTCG GGAACATCTGCCGTAGCCCCGCCGCGGAGGCTGTGTTCACCGATAGCGTGCGGAAGCGTGGAGCGGAGTCCAAGTTCAAGATCGACTCCGCCGGCACCATCGGTTACCATGAG GGGGACCCGGCGGATTCGCGGATGAGGTCTGCGGCGAAGAGGCGGGGGATCGAGGTCACCTCCATCTCGAGGCCGTTAAGACCCTCGGATTTCAGGGAGTTCGATCTCATATTGGCCATGGACATGCAAAATAGAG AGGACATAATGAGTGCTTATGAGAGATGGAGATTTAAAGAGCCTCTTCCAGAGGATGCTCCGAAGAAG ATTAAGCTTATGTGCTCCTATTGTAAGAAACACAGTGAAGCTGAAGTGCCAGATCCTTACTATGGAGGGCCACAAGGTTTTGAAAAG GTTCTAGATCTGCTAGAAGATGCTTGTGGATCGTTACTAGACAGCATCATGGCAGAGACCGGTCAGACTTCAAATCAATAG
- the LOC135629549 gene encoding growth-regulating factor 3-like produces MDSHRWSERQQTDRQPCAGLPKLHLLDQQQPPASALSLFAPEPCSGFHKTTTTIATPSLSSFPRIGYFTLAQWQELELQALIYKYMIAGVSVPLELILPIKRSLLSASPYYHHPELYQHLQPSLMQGVSWGRCSVDPEPGRCRRTDGKKWRCSREVVVGQKYCERHVHRGRNRSRKHVEIPTPTSLNGLKTGVSSPPPECAQHNHFDLSGSRDILPLSQRHPDTRTVTVGRSFQSNCSNFFLKELQDSKPEGYVLQRFFDEWPRSQQESDDGLNYTSHPASTTHLSMSLPGNPSSDFSLKLSTGNNGEKQRPEEGSSNGGEDGRVVRPSNNWSGWGHHGEEASMGGPLAEALRSAASTQSPTSVLHKPNGSVSETSSISP; encoded by the exons ATGGATTCCCATCGATGGAGTGAGCGGCAGCAGACGGACCGGCAGCCTTGTGCAGGGCTCCCAAAACTCCACCTCCTGGATCAGCAGCAACCACCTGCCTCTGCTCTCAGTCTCTTTGCACCCGAGCCCTGCAGCGGCTTCCATAAGaccaccaccaccatcgccaCCCCTTCACTCTCTTCATTCCCAA GGATAGGTTATTTCACTCTGGCACAGTGGCAGGAGCTGGAGTTGCAAGCTTTGATCTACAAGTATATGATAGCTGGGGTTTCTGTTCCTTTGGAACTTATTCTGCCCATCAAAAGGAGCCTTCTCAGTGCATCCCCATACTACCACCATCCTGAGCTCTACCAGCATCTCCAACCATCTT TGATGCAGGGAGTGTCCTGGGGGAGATGTTCTGTGGACCCTGAGCCTGGGAGATGCAGGAGAACAGATGGAAAGAAGTGGAGATGCTCAAGAGAAGTGGTGGTAGGTCAAAAGTACTGCGAGCGTCATGTGCATCGAGGCCGAAACCGTTCAAGAAAGCATGTGGAAATCCCCACACCGACTTCCCTCAATGGCTTGAAAACTGgcgtttcttctcctcctccagaATGTGCCCAACACAACCATTTCGATCTATCTGGATCTCGTGACATCCTTCCTCTTAGTCAGAG ACACCCAGACACAAGAACAGTAACAGTTGGAAGGAGCTTCCAGAGCAACTGTTCAAACTTCTTCCTTAAGGAGCTGCAAGACAGCAAACCCGAAGGCTATGTGCTACAGAGGTTCTTTGATGAATGGCCGAGATCACAGCAAGAGTCGGACGACGGGCTTAACTACACCAGTCATCCAGCTTCGACTACCCATCTCTCTATGTCACTCCCCGGCAACCCATCCTCGGATTTCTCCCTGAAACTTTCCACAGGCAATAACGGTGAGAAGCAGAGACCCGAGGAGGGCAGCAGCAACGGCGGGGAGGACGGTCGGGTGGTCCGACCTAGCAACAACTGGTCGGGATGGGGCCACCATGGGGAGGAGGCTTCCATGGGTGGCCCGCTGGCTGAAGCGCTGCGGTCTGCAGCCTCGACGCAGTCGCCGACCAGCGTCTTGCACAAGCCAAATGGGTCGGTATCCGAGACCAGTAGCATTAGCCCATGA